In Caloenas nicobarica isolate bCalNic1 chromosome 5, bCalNic1.hap1, whole genome shotgun sequence, a single genomic region encodes these proteins:
- the LOC135989757 gene encoding inositol 1,4,5-trisphosphate receptor-interacting protein-like 1 has translation MEGPAARGSTLARARSRRRRRGWGSPCCLPAASAPLLPAPAPCGPQPRAPAPPAPFLPPSPTEPLLSLLLQAMAIMEIFFGVWQILTLNVQSVGYEPDEETRERMEQRAEMLSREMTRLWQEVEEMSQEQTKQEQSGFAWASLLLSALQHWQCWAVAGVLVLLFGLCWWLRKRSREAETQEESSDRDVEEEEDEEGNDDANDPGRYLEDAIERRVQNRDRPCKAVKKLVGKFIVLFNKVFFDTWYPVLEKAIEVGSAFEGWSPHEEDIPYCLLVPLKPPRGHIFHLEPCSMWPGRNFRVRVELVCTCETEQPARETRCFLHDPKEEQRRNEGPSILRDLCTGSYLDVQKTAEWFQKMVRGFWKDLPESAAYRLMPLPSERSCKFRVLRGWEKRFLIELVFGVREGDSDIFLSGQYIEAAYTSRTLWPETYAVAEMKFFRHIASQAQPDSFHLRCLQLCDRNLVGRDFSAYALKTAVMHLLTTKPLSHWREGILLERLEDIMGYLQSCLKKRCLNHFFIANENVPEEIILPLDLRTAEPLNIFQHLAQNPNAHEKARLEFEEMRRRIRGLLLHGR, from the coding sequence ATGGAGGGCCCGGCTGCTCGCGGGAGCACCTTGGCCAGGgcacggagccgccgccgccgccggggctggggcagcccttgctgcctcccagctgcctcggccccgctcctacctgcccctgctccctgcggcccccagccccgcgcccctgccccgccagcccccttcctcccacccagccccactgagccccttctctcccttctcctgcaggccATGGCTATCATGGAGATTTTCTTCGGGGTTTGGCAAATTCTTACCCTGAACGTGCAGTCGGTCGGCTATGAGCCGGATGAGGAGACGCGCGAGCGCATGGAGCAGCGTGCGGAGATGCTGAGCCGGGAGATGActcggctgtggcaggaggtagaggagatgagccaggagcagacaaagcaggagcagagcggctttgcctgggcatccctgctcctctctgccttgcagcactggcagtgctgggccgttgctggagtcctggtcctgcttttcgggctctgctggtggctcaggaaaCGGAGCCGTGAGGCAGAGACACAAGAGGAGAGCTCCGACAGGgatgtggaggaggaggaagacgaagaagggAATGATGATGCAAATGACCCAGGAAGGTATTTGGAGGATGCCATAGAGAGGCGAGTTCAGAACCGGGACAGACCTTGCAAGGCTGTGAAGAAACTGGTGGGAAAATTCATCGTTCTCTTCAACAAGGTCTTCTTCGATACTTGGTacccagtgctggaaaaagccATTGAGGTGGGCAGCGCCTTCGAAGGTTGGAGTCCCCATGAAGAAGACATCCCCTACTGCCTGCTTGTGCCCCTGAAGCCCCCCCGTGGACACATCTTCCACCTGGAGCCATGCTCCATGTGGCCCGGGAGGAACTTCCGCGTCCGTGTGGAGTTGGTGTGTACCTGTGAGACGGAGCAGCCGGCGCGAGAGACACGTTGCTTCCTCCACGACcccaaggaggagcagaggaggaatgagGGCCCCAGCATCCTACGGGACCTCTGCACTGGCTCCTACCTGgatgtgcagaaaactgctgagtGGTTCCAGAAGATGGTGAGAGGTTTCTGGAAGGATCTGCCTGAGTCAGCCGCGTACCGCCTAATGCCACTGCCCTCCGAGCGCTCCTGCAAATTCCGGGTCCTGCGAGGCTGGGAGAAAAGGTTCTTAATTGAGTTGGTGTTCGGGGTGCGGGAAGGCGACTCTGACATCTTCCTGAGTGGCCAGTACATAGAGGCTGCCTACACCTCAAGGACCTTGTGGCCAGAGACCTACGCTGTGGCAGAGATGAAGTTCTTCCGGCATATCgccagccaggcacagcccgACAGCTTCCACCTCagatgcctgcagctctgcgacCGCAACCTGGTGGGCAGAGACTTTTCCGCCTATGCCTTGAAGACAGCTGTGATGCACCTGCTGACCACCAAGCCCCTGTCACACTGGCGCGAGGGTATTTTGTTGGAGCGGCTGGAGGACATCATGGggtacctgcagagctgcctgaagAAGAGATGCCTGAACCACTTCTTCATCGCCAATGAGAACGTGCCTGAGGAGATCATCTTGCCCCTGGATCTGCGAACGGCTGAACCGCTCaacatcttccagcacctggcGCAGAATCCTAACGCCCATGAGAAGGCACGGCTTGAGTTTGAGGAGATGCGGCGTCGGATTCGTGGACTCTTGCTCCACGGACGCTGA
- the LOC135989758 gene encoding inositol 1,4,5-trisphosphate receptor-interacting protein-like 1: MEGPAARGSTLARARSRRRRRGWGSPCCLPAASAPLLPAPAPCGPQPRAPAPPAPFLPPSPTEPLLSLLLQAMAIMEIFFGVWQILTLNVQSVGYEPDEETRERMEQRAEMLSREMTRLWQEVEEMSQEQTKQEQSGFAWASLLLSALQHWQCWAVAGVLVLLFGLCWWLRKRSREAETQEESSDRDVEEEEDEEGNDDANDPGRYLEDAIERRVQNRDRPCKAVKKLVGKFIVLFNKVFFDTWYPVLEKAIEVGSAFEGWSPHEEDIPYCLLVPLKPPRGHIFHLEPCSMWPGRNFRVRVELVCTCETEQPARETRCFLHDPKEEQRRNEGPSILRDLCTGSYLDVQKTAEWFQKMVRGFWKDLPESAAYRLMPLPSERSCKFRVLRGWEKRFLIELVFGVREGDSDIFLSGQYIEAAYTSRTLWPETYAVAEMKFFRHIASQAQPDSFHLRCLQLCDRNLVGRDFSAYALKTAVMHLLTTKPLSHWREGILLERLEDIMGYLQSCLKKRCLNHFFIANENVPEEIILPLDLRTAEPLNIFQHLAQNPNAHEKARLEFEEMRRRIRGLLLHGR, translated from the coding sequence ATGGAGGGCCCGGCCGCTCGCGGGAGCACCTTGGCCAGGgcacggagccgccgccgccgccggggctggggcagcccttgctgcctcccagctgcctcggccccgctcctacctgcccctgctccctgcggcccccagccccgcgcccctgccccgccagcccccttcctcccacccagccccactgagccccttctctcccttctcctgcaggccATGGCTATCATGGAGATTTTCTTCGGGGTTTGGCAAATTCTTACCCTGAACGTGCAGTCGGTCGGCTATGAGCCGGATGAGGAGACGCGCGAGCGCATGGAGCAGCGTGCGGAGATGCTGAGCCGGGAGATGActcggctgtggcaggaggtagaggagatgagccaggagcagacaaagcaggagcagagcggctttgcctgggcatccctgctcctctctgccttgcagcactggcagtgctgggccgttgctggagtcctggtcctgcttttcgggctctgctggtggctcaggaaaCGGAGCCGTGAGGCAGAGACACAAGAGGAGAGCTCCGACAGGgatgtggaggaggaggaagacgaagaagggAATGATGATGCAAATGACCCAGGAAGGTATTTGGAGGATGCCATAGAGAGGCGAGTTCAGAACCGGGACAGACCTTGCAAGGCTGTGAAGAAACTGGTGGGAAAATTCATCGTTCTCTTCAACAAGGTCTTCTTCGATACTTGGTacccagtgctggaaaaagccATTGAGGTGGGCAGCGCCTTCGAAGGTTGGAGTCCCCATGAAGAAGACATCCCCTACTGCCTGCTTGTGCCCCTGAAGCCCCCCCGTGGACACATCTTCCACCTGGAGCCATGCTCCATGTGGCCCGGGAGGAACTTCCGCGTCCGTGTGGAGTTGGTGTGTACCTGTGAGACGGAGCAGCCGGCGCGAGAGACACGTTGCTTCCTCCACGACcccaaggaggagcagaggaggaatgagGGCCCCAGCATCCTACGGGACCTCTGCACTGGCTCCTACCTGgatgtgcagaaaactgctgagtGGTTCCAGAAGATGGTGAGAGGTTTCTGGAAGGATCTGCCTGAGTCAGCCGCGTACCGCCTAATGCCACTGCCCTCCGAGCGCTCCTGCAAATTCCGGGTCCTGCGAGGCTGGGAGAAAAGGTTCTTAATTGAGTTGGTGTTCGGGGTGCGGGAAGGCGACTCTGACATCTTCCTGAGTGGCCAGTACATAGAGGCTGCCTACACCTCAAGGACCTTGTGGCCAGAGACCTACGCTGTGGCAGAGATGAAGTTCTTCCGGCATATCgccagccaggcacagcccgACAGCTTCCACCTCagatgcctgcagctctgcgacCGCAACCTGGTGGGCAGAGACTTTTCCGCCTATGCCTTGAAGACAGCTGTGATGCACCTGCTGACCACCAAGCCCCTGTCACACTGGCGCGAGGGTATTTTGTTGGAGCGGCTGGAGGACATCATGGggtacctgcagagctgcctgaagAAGAGATGCCTGAACCACTTCTTCATCGCCAATGAGAACGTGCCTGAGGAGATCATCTTGCCCCTGGATCTGCGAACGGCTGAACCGCTCaacatcttccagcacctggcGCAGAATCCTAACGCCCATGAGAAGGCACGGCTTGAGTTTGAGGAGATGCGGCGTCGGATTCGTGGACTCTTGCTCCACGGACGCTGA
- the LOC135989891 gene encoding inositol 1,4,5-trisphosphate receptor-interacting protein-like 1, with protein MEGPAARGSTLARARSRRRRRGWGSPCCLPAASAPLLPAPAPCGPQPRAPAPPAPFLPPSPTEPLLSLLLQAMAIMEIFFGVWQILTLNVQSVGYEPDEETRERMEQRAEMLSREMTRLWQEVEEMSQEQTKQEQSGFAWASLLLSALQHWQCWAVAGVLVLLFGLCWWLRKRSREAETQEESSDRDVEEEEDEEGNDDANDPGRYLEDAIERRVQNRDRPCKAVKKLVGKFIVLFNKVFFDTWYPVLEKAIEVGSAFEGWSPHEEDIPYCLLVPLKPPRGHIFHLEPCSMWPGRNFRVRVELVCTCETEQPARETRCFLHDPKEEQRRNEGPSILRDLCTGSYLDVQKTAEWFQKMVRGFWKDLPESAAYRLMPLPSERSCKFRVLRGWEKRFLIELVFGVREGDSDIFLSGQYIEAAYTSRTLWPETYAVAEMKFFRHIASQAQPDSFHLRCLQLCDRNLAGRDFSAYALKTAVMHLLTTKPLSHWREGILLERLEDIMGYLQSCLKKRCLNHFFIANENVPEEIILPLDLRTAEPLNIFQHLAQNPNAHEKARLEFEEMRRRIRGLLLHGR; from the coding sequence ATGGAGGGCCCGGCCGCTCGCGGGAGCACCTTGGCCAGGgcacggagccgccgccgccgccggggctggggcagcccttgctgcctcccagctgcctcggccccgctcctacctgcccctgctccctgcggcccccagccccgcgcccctgccccgccagcccccttcctcccacccagccccactgagccccttctctcccttctcctgcaggccATGGCTATCATGGAGATTTTCTTCGGGGTTTGGCAAATTCTTACCCTGAACGTGCAGTCGGTCGGCTATGAGCCGGATGAGGAGACGCGCGAGCGCATGGAGCAGCGTGCGGAGATGCTGAGCCGGGAGATGActcggctgtggcaggaggtagaggagatgagccaggagcagacaaagcaggagcagagcggctttgcctgggcatccctgctcctctctgccttgcagcactggcagtgctgggccgttgctggagtcctggtgctgcttttcgggctctgctggtggctcaggaaaCGGAGCCGTGAGGCAGAGACACAAGAGGAGAGCTCCGACAGGGacgtggaggaggaggaagacgaagaagggAATGATGATGCAAATGACCCAGGAAGGTATTTGGAGGATGCCATAGAGAGGCGAGTTCAGAACCGGGACAGACCTTGCAAGGCTGTGAAGAAACTGGTGGGAAAATTCATCGTTCTCTTCAACAAGGTCTTCTTCGATACTTGGTacccagtgctggaaaaagccATTGAGGTGGGCAGCGCCTTCGAAGGTTGGAGTCCCCATGAAGAAGACATCCCCTACTGCCTGCTTGTGCCCCTGAAGCCCCCCCGTGGACACATCTTCCACCTGGAGCCATGCTCCATGTGGCCCGGGAGGAACTTCCGCGTCCGTGTGGAGTTGGTGTGTACCTGTGAGACGGAGCAGCCGGCGCGAGAGACACGTTGCTTCCTCCACGACcccaaggaggagcagaggaggaatgagGGCCCCAGCATCCTACGGGACCTCTGCACTGGCTCCTACCTGgatgtgcagaaaactgctgagtGGTTCCAGAAGATGGTGAGAGGTTTCTGGAAGGATCTGCCTGAGTCAGCCGCGTACCGCCTAATGCCACTGCCCTCCGAGCGCTCCTGCAAATTCCGGGTCCTGCGAGGCTGGGAGAAAAGGTTCTTAATCGAGTTGGTGTTCGGGGTGCGGGAAGGCGACTCTGACATCTTCCTGAGTGGCCAGTACATAGAGGCTGCCTACACCTCAAGGACCTTGTGGCCAGAGACCTACGCTGTGGCAGAGATGAAGTTCTTCCGGCATATCgccagccaggcacagcccgACAGCTTCCACCTCagatgcctgcagctctgcgacCGCAACCTGGCGGGCAGAGACTTTTCCGCCTATGCCTTGAAGACAGCTGTGATGCACCTGCTGACCACCAAGCCCCTGTCACACTGGCGCGAGGGTATTTTGTTGGAGCGGCTGGAGGACATCATGGggtacctgcagagctgcctgaagAAGAGATGCCTGAACCACTTCTTCATCGCCAATGAGAACGTGCCTGAGGAGATCATCTTGCCCCTGGATCTGCGAACGGCTGAACCGCTCaacatcttccagcacctggcGCAGAATCCTAACGCCCATGAGAAGGCACGGCTTGAGTTTGAGGAGATGCGGCGTCGGATTCGTGGACTCTTGCTCCACGGACGCTGA